In the genome of Polaribacter sp. MED152, one region contains:
- a CDS encoding cupin domain-containing protein has protein sequence MKKYKIQKSPFVVPTTDGKLIEEHFGNATTKQSDISIAHMVAPPNWKEPFQTPQFDEYTYIIKGKKQFIIEDEKIVLSAGESIKIEKNVRVQYSNPFQEECEYIAICTPAFSMDLVNREEE, from the coding sequence ATGAAAAAATATAAAATTCAAAAAAGTCCTTTTGTTGTGCCAACAACTGATGGTAAATTAATTGAAGAACATTTTGGTAATGCCACTACAAAACAATCAGATATAAGTATTGCACATATGGTGGCTCCTCCAAATTGGAAAGAACCTTTTCAAACACCACAATTTGATGAATATACATACATCATTAAAGGTAAAAAGCAATTTATTATAGAGGATGAGAAAATAGTTTTAAGTGCAGGAGAGTCTATTAAGATTGAGAAAAACGTGCGAGTACAATATTCAAATCCTTTTCAAGAAGAATGCGAGTATATAGCGATTTGTACCCCAGCTTTTTCTATGGATTTAGTAAATAGAGAAGAGGAGTAG
- the xerD gene encoding site-specific tyrosine recombinase XerD, translating to MNWKNAINDYQLFLKIERGLSQNTIDSYTRDLNKLTQFLNVNDIEISPIKIDKEIVQQFIYDVAKGVNPRSQARIISGLRSFFDYLVFEDFRETNPTDLIEAPKIGRKLPDTLSEDEINSLIQSIDLSHPQGERNRTILETLYSCGLRVSELITLKISDLYFDEGFIKVTGKGNKERFVPIHYNAQKYITTYIHQIRNQVKPVKSFEDTLFLNRRGKGLTRQMIFTILKDLAIKIDLNKKISPHTLRHSFATHLLKNGADLRAIQQMLGHESITTTEVYVHLDNSYLKEIVETYHPRK from the coding sequence ATGAATTGGAAAAACGCCATCAACGATTATCAATTATTTTTAAAAATTGAAAGAGGTTTATCTCAAAACACCATAGATAGTTATACTAGAGATTTAAATAAACTAACCCAATTTTTAAATGTAAATGATATTGAAATATCACCTATAAAAATCGATAAAGAAATTGTACAGCAGTTTATTTATGATGTTGCAAAAGGGGTGAATCCTAGAAGCCAAGCAAGAATTATTTCTGGTTTACGTAGTTTTTTTGACTATTTGGTTTTCGAAGACTTTAGAGAAACAAATCCTACAGATTTAATAGAAGCACCCAAAATTGGTAGAAAGTTACCAGACACACTTTCTGAAGATGAAATAAATTCGCTGATTCAATCTATAGATCTAAGTCATCCTCAAGGAGAAAGAAATAGAACAATTCTAGAAACCTTGTACAGTTGTGGTTTGCGTGTAAGTGAATTAATTACACTTAAAATATCTGATCTTTATTTTGACGAAGGCTTTATTAAAGTAACTGGAAAAGGAAATAAAGAGCGTTTTGTACCTATTCATTACAATGCACAGAAATACATCACAACTTATATTCATCAAATTAGAAATCAGGTAAAACCGGTTAAATCTTTTGAGGATACTTTGTTTTTAAATAGAAGAGGCAAAGGTTTAACCAGACAAATGATTTTTACCATTCTTAAAGATTTGGCTATTAAAATTGACTTGAATAAGAAAATAAGTCCACATACACTAAGACATTCATTTGCAACTCATTTATTAAAAAACGGAGCAGATTTGAGAGCCATTCAGCAAATGTTAGGACATGAAAGTATAACTACTACTGAGGTTTATGTACATTTGGATAATAGTTATTTAAAAGAAATTGTAGAAACCTATCATCCTAGAAAATAA
- a CDS encoding M23 family metallopeptidase, whose product MKRLLIFALFLVQSICFAQKEYPQNYFRNPLDIPIYLGGSFGELRSNHFHAGIDIKTQGKEGLNVYAAADGYVSRIKVQQFGYGKALYITHPNGFTTVYGHLKKFNDEIDAYVKSIQYKKENYATGNLYFKENQFPVSKGEIVAISGDTGGSGGPHLHFEIRNTATENIINPLLFGLKVKDDIPPIIQAIKGYSLSADARINQQRNSFQIPIKKISKGNYVADRIAASGLIGFGVSVFDRLNGAPNKNGIYSLEMKVNGKRYYYHDVETFAFSESKFINLHIDYAHYKRYKRKYQRTYKLTPNKLSTYEELINYGRISTKEGFNYIVEIIAKDFEGNTSIVKIPVAGKKPNAIFDEEPDSTAYFIASKKFNKFSSNKVTVAFPKNSFYEDLYLDFKVEDGIAQVHNSTVPLDKNFTLTFDVSDYDEAEKQQLYIASLAYPKYPRYQYTRKKDSTFFTTSKTLGNYTLLIDNERPKISLLYFKDQQWISNSKTIQVKITDVGSGIKNWRATIDGEWILMQYNHKKKILTYNFSDKKLVGSKHIFKLVVQDNVGNTNTLSTTFFKKQLN is encoded by the coding sequence TTGAAAAGATTATTAATTTTTGCATTATTTTTAGTGCAAAGTATTTGTTTTGCTCAAAAAGAGTATCCTCAAAATTATTTTAGAAACCCATTAGATATCCCTATTTATTTAGGTGGATCTTTTGGAGAGTTACGTAGCAATCACTTTCATGCTGGTATAGATATTAAAACTCAAGGAAAGGAAGGGTTAAACGTCTATGCTGCTGCCGATGGTTACGTTTCTAGAATTAAAGTACAGCAATTTGGTTATGGTAAAGCATTATACATTACTCATCCTAATGGGTTTACAACCGTTTATGGGCATTTAAAAAAGTTTAATGATGAAATTGATGCCTATGTAAAATCGATACAGTATAAGAAAGAGAATTATGCAACAGGTAATTTGTATTTTAAAGAAAATCAGTTTCCTGTTTCTAAAGGAGAAATAGTTGCAATTTCTGGAGATACAGGTGGTTCAGGTGGCCCTCATTTGCATTTTGAAATTAGAAATACTGCTACAGAAAACATTATAAATCCGCTATTATTTGGTTTAAAGGTAAAAGATGATATACCACCAATCATTCAAGCAATAAAGGGGTATTCTTTAAGTGCTGATGCTAGAATAAATCAACAAAGAAATAGTTTTCAAATACCTATTAAAAAAATTTCAAAGGGTAATTATGTTGCGGATAGAATAGCTGCAAGCGGGTTAATTGGATTTGGTGTTAGTGTTTTTGATCGACTTAATGGTGCACCAAATAAAAACGGAATTTATAGTTTAGAGATGAAAGTAAATGGAAAACGATATTATTATCATGATGTTGAAACCTTTGCCTTTTCTGAAAGTAAATTTATTAACTTACACATAGATTATGCACATTACAAGCGTTATAAACGTAAATATCAACGAACATATAAGCTTACACCTAACAAACTATCTACTTATGAAGAACTTATAAATTATGGCAGAATAAGCACAAAAGAAGGTTTTAATTACATTGTAGAGATTATTGCAAAAGATTTTGAAGGAAATACAAGCATTGTAAAAATACCTGTTGCTGGGAAAAAACCAAATGCAATTTTTGATGAAGAACCAGATTCTACAGCTTATTTCATTGCTTCTAAAAAGTTCAATAAATTTTCTTCAAATAAGGTTACAGTCGCTTTTCCAAAGAATTCTTTTTACGAAGACTTGTATTTAGACTTTAAAGTCGAAGATGGTATTGCTCAAGTTCACAACTCAACAGTTCCTCTAGATAAAAATTTTACGTTAACTTTTGACGTATCTGATTATGATGAAGCTGAAAAACAACAACTTTATATTGCTAGTTTGGCTTATCCTAAATATCCAAGATATCAATATACTAGAAAGAAAGATAGTACATTTTTTACAACAAGTAAAACTTTAGGTAATTACACTTTATTAATTGATAATGAAAGACCTAAAATAAGTTTATTGTATTTTAAAGATCAACAATGGATTAGCAATTCAAAAACAATTCAAGTAAAAATTACAGATGTTGGTTCAGGTATTAAAAACTGGAGAGCTACTATTGATGGTGAATGGATTTTAATGCAATACAATCACAAAAAAAAGATTTTGACCTATAATTTTAGTGATAAAAAATTGGTTGGTAGCAAACATATCTTTAAACTTGTAGTTCAAGACAATGTTGGAAATACGAATACGCTTTCTACAACGTTCTTTAAAAAACAACTAAACTAA
- a CDS encoding AI-2E family transporter yields the protein MNDVIAPKIIRQVFVLLLIVFFAVLIFTELIPYLSGVLGAITIYVLLRKWMVILIKKNWNPDVAAILLMFLSFICILLPVTGIIFMLGEKIGEAVENSEEIARVVQNKIRTIESEYGYDLSSRINTEEISTWISSNLETFAGSTFNIFIGIGLMYFILYYMLTNRRRLKDSLYEYIPISNKNLKIIGAESQAMVRSNAIGIPLVAIAQGIIALIGFLIFGIRDPFFWFIIVTIGSMIPFVGTLIGILPVFILSMSYGNTVGAWGILIYGLVVVGSTDNIIRLFLLKKLDNVHPLITLIGVIVGVPLFGFIGLIFGPLLISLFLVVVRIYKKEFGALIEEKKVL from the coding sequence ATGAATGATGTTATCGCACCAAAAATTATTAGACAGGTATTTGTTTTATTACTTATAGTATTTTTTGCAGTCTTGATATTTACAGAGTTAATTCCTTATTTATCAGGTGTGTTAGGTGCAATTACCATTTATGTACTTCTTAGAAAATGGATGGTTATTTTAATTAAGAAAAACTGGAATCCAGATGTTGCAGCTATTCTACTAATGTTTCTCTCTTTTATTTGTATTCTCTTACCAGTAACCGGTATTATTTTTATGTTGGGCGAAAAAATTGGTGAAGCTGTAGAAAATTCAGAAGAAATAGCTAGAGTAGTTCAAAACAAAATAAGAACAATAGAAAGCGAATATGGTTATGATTTAAGTTCTAGAATAAATACAGAAGAAATTTCTACATGGATTTCAAGTAACTTGGAAACCTTTGCTGGTAGTACGTTTAATATTTTTATTGGTATTGGTTTAATGTACTTTATTCTTTATTATATGTTAACTAATAGACGTAGACTTAAAGATTCGCTGTATGAATATATACCTATTAGTAATAAAAATTTAAAAATTATTGGAGCAGAATCTCAAGCCATGGTTCGTTCTAATGCCATTGGAATACCTTTAGTAGCAATAGCACAAGGAATTATTGCCTTAATTGGATTTTTGATTTTTGGTATTAGAGATCCGTTTTTCTGGTTTATTATAGTAACTATTGGTTCTATGATTCCTTTTGTAGGTACTTTAATTGGAATTTTACCTGTTTTTATATTAAGTATGTCTTATGGTAATACTGTTGGTGCTTGGGGAATCTTAATTTATGGTTTGGTTGTGGTGGGTTCTACAGATAATATTATTCGCTTATTTTTACTTAAAAAACTAGATAACGTTCATCCTTTAATCACCCTTATTGGGGTAATCGTTGGTGTTCCTTTATTTGGTTTTATTGGTTTGATTTTTGGACCCTTATTAATAAGTTTATTCTTAGTAGTTGTAAGAATTTATAAAAAAGAATTTGGTGCTTTAATTGAAGAAAAAAAGGTACTATAA
- the rny gene encoding ribonuclease Y → MEGIILPLILGVLVGIALGFIIFKSIEKSKGKKILNGTRKEASSILKEAKIDAESIKKDKILQAKEKFIELKSEHEKVILSREKKISDVEKRIRDRESKVASELDKNKRLNQSLEQKEKDYDFKLDFLEKKENELEKMHKRHVDMLEQISGLSAEEAKKELVSSLKDEAKTEAMAFVQTSIEEAKLTAEQEARKVVLGTIQRVGVEQAVENCVSVFNLESDDVKGRIIGREGRNIRALESATGVEIIVDDTPEAIILSCFDPVRREIARLSMHKLVTDGRIHPARIEEIVKKTEKQISQEIIEVGKRTVIDLGIHGLHPELVKAVGRMKYRSSYGQNLLQHSREVANLCGIMAAEMGLNSKVAKRAGLLHDIGKVPDAESELPHALLGMEWAEKYGEKPDVCNAIGAHHDEIEMKSLISPIVQVCDAISGARPGARRQVLDSYIQRLKDLEAIAFGFTGVQKAYAIQAGRELRVMVESTKVNDSKASELSFNISQKIQNDMTYPGQVKVTVIRETRAVNVAK, encoded by the coding sequence ATGGAAGGAATAATACTTCCCCTTATTTTGGGAGTTTTAGTAGGAATCGCTTTAGGTTTTATAATATTTAAATCAATTGAGAAATCTAAAGGAAAGAAGATTTTAAATGGCACAAGAAAAGAAGCTAGCTCTATTCTAAAAGAAGCAAAAATTGATGCAGAATCAATTAAAAAAGATAAAATTTTACAAGCAAAAGAAAAGTTTATAGAATTAAAATCTGAACACGAGAAAGTAATTTTATCTAGAGAAAAGAAGATTTCTGATGTAGAAAAGCGAATTAGAGATAGAGAATCTAAGGTAGCTTCTGAACTCGATAAAAATAAAAGGTTAAACCAATCTTTAGAACAAAAAGAAAAAGACTACGATTTTAAGCTAGATTTCTTAGAAAAGAAAGAAAACGAACTTGAAAAAATGCATAAAAGGCATGTAGATATGCTTGAGCAAATTTCTGGTTTATCTGCAGAAGAAGCTAAAAAAGAATTGGTAAGTTCTTTAAAAGATGAAGCAAAAACAGAAGCAATGGCTTTTGTACAAACATCTATTGAAGAAGCAAAACTTACTGCAGAGCAAGAAGCAAGAAAAGTTGTTTTAGGAACTATACAAAGAGTAGGTGTAGAGCAGGCTGTAGAGAATTGTGTTTCTGTATTTAACTTAGAATCTGATGATGTTAAGGGTAGAATTATTGGTAGAGAAGGGCGTAATATTAGGGCTTTAGAATCTGCTACAGGTGTAGAAATTATAGTAGATGATACTCCAGAAGCAATTATTTTATCTTGTTTTGATCCTGTCCGTAGAGAAATAGCTCGTTTGTCTATGCACAAATTAGTAACAGATGGTAGAATTCACCCTGCTAGAATTGAAGAGATTGTAAAGAAAACCGAAAAACAAATTTCTCAAGAAATTATCGAAGTTGGTAAAAGAACAGTAATTGATTTAGGAATTCATGGTTTACATCCAGAATTGGTGAAAGCAGTAGGTAGAATGAAATATCGTTCTTCTTATGGACAAAATTTATTGCAGCACTCTAGAGAAGTTGCAAATTTATGTGGAATTATGGCTGCAGAAATGGGCTTAAATTCTAAGGTTGCAAAACGTGCTGGTTTATTGCATGATATTGGTAAAGTGCCAGATGCAGAAAGTGAATTACCACATGCTTTATTAGGTATGGAATGGGCTGAGAAATATGGAGAAAAGCCAGATGTATGTAATGCAATTGGTGCACACCATGATGAAATTGAAATGAAAAGTTTAATTTCTCCAATAGTACAGGTTTGTGATGCTATTTCTGGTGCAAGACCAGGTGCAAGACGTCAAGTATTAGATTCTTACATTCAGCGTTTGAAAGATTTGGAAGCAATTGCTTTTGGTTTTACAGGAGTTCAGAAGGCTTATGCTATTCAAGCTGGACGTGAATTGAGAGTTATGGTAGAAAGTACTAAAGTAAACGATTCTAAAGCTTCTGAGTTGTCATTTAATATTTCTCAGAAAATACAAAATGACATGACTTATCCTGGTCAAGTTAAAGTAACAGTAATTAGAGAAACTAGAGCTGTGAATGTAGCTAAATAG
- a CDS encoding TonB-dependent receptor, protein MKQLFLILCLLPSFFYAQKTTIVKGTVKNSQKEGIEKVSIKFNNTGTVTDENGNYSIRIPLDKEVTITFSHVSYTTFIKKITAKNRNIIRFSPILLTKTENLKEVIIRDNRKEAAGITKIDINKAKNIVGPNAGVENVLMTLPGVNNNNELSTQYNVRGGNFDENLVYVNGIQVYRPFLIRSGQQEGLSFINSNMVQNIDFSAGGFQAKYGDRLSSVLDITYRKPTETALAIDASLLGASATFEGLFLNNKLSAITGVRYRDNSLFVNSKQVETNFRPRFTDVQTYLSYESSEKFQLSFLGNFSLNNYNYQPLTRRTRFGTVANPLELTVFYQGQEEDKYLTLFGALAAEYKVKDSFTLTTTASRYNTQEEEHFDISAQYSLGEVDANIGSDNFGDVQFSQGIGSQLNHARNDLDALITNVELKGTVKQGSKQWNFGVKYQKEDIIDRIREWEVIDSLGFSIRPPFHSSNNQPYEPFEGEITPFQNIRKDNNVQINRITGFAQFNQRSFWNDHEVFYNLGVRGHSWTVTGNGSKSENKIIVSPRAQFAIKPNWDKDMLFRISGGLYAQPPSYRELRDFNGDININVEAQKSYHLVTGMDYSFNLWNRPFKFTSEAYYKNLTDVNSYTIDNVRIRYRADNVTEAYAYGVDLRLNGEFVPGSESWVSLGYLKTEENINDRGYIARPSDQRVKFGILFQDYVPNLPDLKAYLNLVYNTGVPGGSPSYSDPYNFQERLRDYRRADLGVSYIFVDANKQYSSGWLSNFKELSAGLELFNMFDIQNAITNTWVRDVYTKTQFGIPNFMTGRVLNFKLAMKF, encoded by the coding sequence GTGAAGCAACTTTTTTTAATTCTATGTTTACTACCTAGTTTTTTCTATGCCCAAAAAACAACCATAGTAAAAGGTACAGTAAAAAATAGCCAGAAAGAAGGTATTGAAAAAGTTTCTATAAAATTTAATAATACAGGAACTGTAACAGATGAAAATGGTAATTATTCCATTAGAATCCCTTTAGACAAAGAAGTAACCATCACTTTTAGCCATGTTTCTTATACTACCTTTATAAAAAAGATTACAGCGAAAAACAGAAATATAATTCGCTTCTCTCCTATTTTACTTACAAAAACTGAAAACCTTAAAGAGGTTATCATAAGAGATAACAGGAAAGAAGCTGCAGGAATTACAAAAATTGACATCAATAAAGCAAAAAATATTGTTGGGCCAAATGCAGGTGTAGAAAATGTGTTAATGACTTTACCTGGGGTAAACAACAATAATGAATTGAGTACGCAATATAATGTTAGAGGTGGTAATTTTGATGAAAATCTAGTGTATGTAAATGGCATTCAGGTGTATAGACCTTTTTTGATAAGATCTGGCCAGCAAGAAGGTTTAAGTTTTATAAATTCTAACATGGTGCAAAATATTGATTTCTCTGCAGGAGGTTTTCAAGCAAAGTATGGAGATCGATTATCATCTGTTTTAGATATTACTTACAGAAAACCAACTGAAACTGCTTTAGCCATCGATGCTAGTCTTTTAGGTGCTAGTGCAACTTTTGAAGGATTGTTTTTGAATAATAAATTGAGCGCAATTACAGGAGTTAGGTATAGAGATAATAGCTTATTTGTAAATAGTAAACAAGTAGAAACGAATTTTAGACCAAGATTTACTGATGTTCAAACCTATTTATCTTATGAGTCTTCAGAAAAATTTCAACTTAGCTTTTTAGGTAATTTCTCACTTAACAATTACAATTATCAACCTTTAACAAGAAGAACACGTTTTGGAACTGTGGCTAATCCTTTAGAATTAACTGTGTTTTATCAAGGCCAAGAAGAAGATAAATATTTAACACTTTTTGGAGCGTTAGCAGCAGAATATAAAGTAAAAGATTCGTTTACATTAACCACAACTGCATCTAGATATAACACCCAAGAAGAAGAACATTTCGATATTTCTGCTCAATATAGTTTGGGAGAGGTAGATGCCAATATTGGTTCTGATAATTTTGGTGATGTTCAATTTTCTCAAGGAATTGGTTCTCAATTAAATCATGCAAGAAACGATTTGGATGCGTTAATAACCAATGTAGAACTGAAAGGAACAGTAAAGCAAGGGTCAAAACAATGGAACTTTGGAGTAAAATATCAAAAAGAAGATATTATTGATCGAATTCGTGAATGGGAAGTAATAGATTCTTTGGGCTTTTCAATTAGACCTCCTTTTCACTCTTCTAACAATCAACCTTATGAACCTTTTGAAGGTGAGATTACACCTTTTCAAAATATTAGAAAAGACAACAATGTCCAAATAAATAGAATTACGGGTTTTGCTCAATTTAATCAACGTTCTTTTTGGAACGATCATGAAGTATTTTACAATTTAGGAGTTAGAGGGCATTCATGGACAGTTACAGGAAATGGTTCTAAATCTGAGAATAAAATAATAGTGAGTCCACGTGCTCAGTTTGCAATTAAACCAAACTGGGACAAAGACATGCTTTTTAGAATTTCGGGAGGTTTGTATGCACAACCACCTTCATATAGGGAATTAAGGGATTTTAACGGAGATATCAACATAAATGTAGAAGCGCAAAAGTCTTATCATTTGGTTACTGGAATGGATTATAGTTTTAATCTTTGGAATAGACCATTTAAGTTTACTTCTGAAGCTTATTATAAGAATTTAACAGATGTTAATTCGTACACTATAGATAATGTTAGAATTAGATATAGAGCAGATAACGTTACTGAAGCTTATGCATATGGAGTTGATTTACGTTTGAATGGTGAATTTGTTCCTGGTAGTGAAAGTTGGGTGAGTTTAGGCTATTTAAAAACAGAAGAAAATATTAATGATCGAGGTTATATTGCTAGGCCATCTGATCAAAGAGTGAAATTTGGAATTCTATTTCAAGATTATGTACCTAATTTACCTGATTTAAAAGCGTATTTAAATCTGGTTTATAATACTGGAGTTCCTGGTGGTTCACCTTCCTATTCAGATCCTTATAACTTTCAAGAGCGTTTAAGAGATTATAGGCGTGCAGATTTAGGTGTATCTTATATTTTTGTAGATGCTAATAAACAATATAGCTCAGGGTGGCTATCTAATTTTAAAGAATTAAGTGCTGGTTTAGAACTTTTTAATATGTTCGATATCCAGAATGCGATTACCAATACTTGGGTTAGAGATGTTTATACAAAAACTCAATTTGGAATCCCTAATTTTATGACAGGTAGAGTGTTAAACTTTAAATTAGCGATGAAGTTTTAA
- a CDS encoding cell division protein ZapA encodes MVGKLKINIVIAGRTYPLSVNNTKEEEGMRKAANAINKLIAMYEQNYAVSDKQDVLAMSALQFASKLEILSLNKNDTNKEEMQKLNELTNLVKTHLE; translated from the coding sequence ATTGTGGGTAAATTAAAGATTAATATAGTTATTGCTGGTAGAACATATCCTTTAAGTGTGAATAACACTAAAGAAGAAGAAGGTATGCGTAAAGCTGCAAATGCTATTAATAAACTAATTGCTATGTATGAGCAAAACTATGCTGTGAGCGATAAACAAGATGTTTTAGCCATGTCTGCTTTGCAATTTGCATCTAAATTAGAAATACTATCTTTAAACAAAAACGACACAAATAAAGAAGAAATGCAAAAGTTAAATGAGCTTACCAATTTGGTAAAAACTCATTTAGAATAA